A genomic segment from Candidatus Pacearchaeota archaeon encodes:
- the twy1 gene encoding 4-demethylwyosine synthase TYW1, with protein MQIPKKILKILKKQHYAIFYDSCGIQICRWTKKSLLGKNVCYKEKFYGIKSHLCCQMSPAVMWCQNKCLHCWRAIEYNLGKKLKKSEVKKPKEIIEESIKQQRKLLSGFKGNKRVNFKKFEEAQNPKHFAISLSGEPTIYPYISELIKELKKEGKTSFLVTNGLNPKKILELERKNALPTQLYISLNTPNKEIYKKWHNSLEKNAWEKFNKSLEIMNRLTKKGQRTVLRMTLVKNLNMKDEQIKEYVKLIKKASPMFIEVKGYMSVGYARKRLGYETMPSHKEIKRFAKLLEKELKPKYKILDEKKESRVVLIGRSKKEMKIKPHEF; from the coding sequence GTGGAATTCAAATATGTAGATGGACAAAAAAATCTTTATTAGGAAAAAATGTTTGTTACAAAGAAAAATTTTATGGAATAAAATCACATTTATGTTGTCAAATGTCTCCTGCAGTTATGTGGTGTCAAAATAAATGTTTACATTGTTGGCGTGCTATAGAATACAACTTAGGAAAAAAATTAAAAAAGTCTGAAGTTAAGAAACCAAAAGAGATTATAGAAGAAAGTATAAAACAACAAAGAAAATTGCTATCTGGCTTTAAAGGAAATAAAAGAGTAAATTTTAAAAAATTTGAAGAAGCACAAAATCCAAAACATTTTGCTATATCTCTTAGTGGGGAACCAACTATTTACCCTTATATTTCAGAATTAATAAAAGAATTAAAAAAAGAAGGGAAAACTTCTTTTTTAGTCACGAATGGTTTAAATCCTAAAAAAATATTAGAATTAGAAAGAAAAAATGCTCTACCAACACAATTATACATTTCTTTAAATACACCTAATAAAGAAATTTATAAAAAATGGCATAATTCTTTAGAAAAAAATGCATGGGAAAAATTTAACAAAAGCTTAGAAATAATGAATAGATTAACAAAAAAAGGACAAAGAACGGTGTTAAGAATGACACTTGTTAAAAATTTAAATATGAAAGATGAACAAATAAAAGAATATGTAAAATTAATAAAAAAAGCTAGTCCAATGTTTATAGAAGTAAAAGGTTATATGTCCGTTGGTTATGCAAGAAAAAGATTAGGTTATGAAACAATGCCTTCTCATAAAGAAATAAAACGTTTTGCAAAACTTCTTGAAAAAGAATTAAAACCAAAATACAAAATTCTCGACGAAAAAAAAGAATCAAGAGTTGTTTTAATAGGAAGAAGCAAAAAAGAAATGAAAATTAAACCTCATGAATTTTGA